In one Balaenoptera ricei isolate mBalRic1 chromosome 20, mBalRic1.hap2, whole genome shotgun sequence genomic region, the following are encoded:
- the LOC132355897 gene encoding uncharacterized protein LOC132355897, translating to MASHVRRLKLYPEPQTGGRRTRERASLKGAAPSRRLDQRKQERNLPGSLGSPSGSLSGSLLPQLCQFSPRGSHLPALQRAVGEEAWGKPELPRGKRPDQKRRSQAEGGRRRIGKGCAWSYLLRTTSSGRRRPAAVRSLRQKCLRGHLIFSGGTGGHIFPQKLKSGTSEVLLLHLKRTLNKGREQRRGRKRELCRRSESLDGLDLTLSCQSSSHRQVFTEPEMSVAALGLKLTPIFLCLCAFHGNTHQHSMEASSATVKKNK from the exons ATGGCGAGTCACGTGCGGAGGCTGAAACTTTACCCGGAGCCCCAGACCGGGGGGCGGAGG ACCCGGGAAAGGGCGAGTCTTAAAGGAGCCGCGCCTAGCAGAAGGCTGGACC agaggaAGCAAGAGAGAAATCTCCCAGGGAGTCTCGGGTCCCCGTCCGGCTCCCTGTCCGGCTCTCTGTTACCCCAGCTCTGCCAATTCTCCCCTCGag GCTCCCACCTCCCTGCACTACAGCGAGCCGTGGGGGAGGAGGCATGGGGAAAGCCTGAACTGCCGAGAGGGAAAAGACCAGATCAGAAGCGGAGAAGCCAGGCGGAAGGCGGCCGACGGAGAATTGGGAAGGGGTGTGCGTGGTCCTACCTGCTCAG AACCACCTCTTCTGGGAGACGGAGACCTGCTGCTGTTCGTAGCTTAAGACAGAAATGTCTTCGAGGGCACCTGATCTTTTCGGGAGGAACCGGAGGTCACATCTTTCCCCAGAAGTTAAAAAGTGGGACATCAGAG gtCTTATTGCTGCATCTTAAAAGGACACTGAATAAAGGCAGGGAGCAACgaaggggaaggaagagagagctcTGCCGACGTTCCGAATCTCTGGATGGCTTGGACCTCACACTCTCTTGCCAGTCATCCAGCCACAGGCAGGTCTTCACTGAGCCAGAAATGTCAGTTGCAGCTCTGGGGTTGAAACTCACACCAATTTTCTTGTGTCTGTGTGCGTTCCATGGCAATACCCACCAACACTCTATGGAAGCTTCATCTGctactgtgaagaaaaataaataa